tagaaaagttttttgggggggggggagggggggcgcgggcgaagtacaaaaaagatattcgcgcaagggaaaattaaatgaaaaaaattcatgcacgccaattaatcctaacaAATATtgatgctatggcctaaaaaaaattcatacaaggaatttgataacgaagaCAAATTCCCGCAGCTCAAAAATTCcgcccccccccataacttttctaatggtccgtcccttaataAAACTCTTaccagactctaaaacaatggctacgcttgtaaattacacttgtaaacgTTTTATTGAACTGACCCCTAACCTTAACAACGTACATCATTTTTTACATAGGTGCTATAAACGCAGGTACATATCGAGGAAATTGAATATAAGGGAGCTGCTTGAAAGATCAGATTGCCCTATTTTTAGAAAGGCATTGAGAACAAATTCGCCCCTTGTGAATATTTCATCAGAAACGAATTTCACCAATTACGCCGCGCTAAGAAAACCATGCTTTCATCATCCCGCTATACTGGCAACAGAGCGCTTCAAATCGTCCTATGTGAATAGACTTATCTTTAGCTATGATATTAATTTCTTCATGTTAATAGTTGAGTATATTGTTCTAAGAgctcttaagttttttttatacttgaataaatatttttgtCTTGTAACTTAAGATacgtatttttatcttttgaatttattaaagACATCTATGAAGACATCTATTAGTAAGAAGTACACATGTCCGAGAAATGCCTGGGAGCAGCAACATATCGGGAGAAAGACGTTTTTGATGGCTTAGTGCCAAAAACCAATACGCTGAAATGCACCTGTGGGAGTCGAAGACGGGTTGGTGTGGACAGGGCCTCAACCGAAAACCCACATCTGAGGGTATAATATAGAGATTAAGCCAGGACTAAAAGCGAAACTCTCGTTAATATACTTATAATTTactccaaaaaaaaatcgtgtaatgctaaacagcgacgacaacgaaaacggtaaaaataaatcagaaaGTCTAAttgtgcagcacacttttttgtacattaattttctttccttttgttgttGCACAACTaaaacatgaaacttcctagttacacgttttatgcaAGAAATGTCGTATACGTGCTCACACAAAAAGTTGTTGCTTGTCTTCCAGttcggtaagctgtctccgtttacattcaagatcgaggttttaatagttttgcatatatcatgataaaactatcagttttaaaatgaaacaaaatggagtagtttgctagccaggacccgcgctcctattctttatatttcgatttgaacaTTTGATTTCGGGcacgaaaagttaccgggactttcaagaaacgggcACCAGATCCCACTCCTTATACCTACAACcccggacaaaactgttgagacaattccatctattttctaacttttgcgccCTACTCCCGTCTCCCCTAAACACAAAAAGTAAACCACCTCCCCACTCCTTATTCAAAGTTgtcttggtctaaaaaccaaCGTGTACAATTGCCATGCTATCCTAAACAACTttggataaggggaggggggaaatcgGGAATTCATTTGGCGgaggtttcagtttttgccgggatgacaggaaaaaataggcattttcgcgATTTGTCTCAACAGGCTTTGTCCGGGGTTGTAGCTAACCTTTTTTCCCTCCAGGGTTCGACTACCAACAGTTAGAAAAGCTTCTTGAGTTtgatggctaaaccacgttggtaatactcctttgcttgttcgAGGTCACCTAAGCCCTCGAGAATTGAAGCGAGGTTACgatagcttgttgcaacagaaacatgttcagaaccaagcttcttgagtttgatggctaaaccacgttgctgatactcctttgcttgttcgAGGTCACCTAAGGCCTTGTGAATTGAAGCTAggttaccgtagcttgttgcaacagaaacatgttcagcaccaagcttcttgagttggatggctaaaccacgttggtaatactcctttgcttgttcgAAGTCACCTAAGGCCTTGTGAATTGAAGCTAggttaccgtagcttgttgcaacagaaacatgttcagcaccaagcttcttgagtttgatggctaaaccacgttggtaatactcctttgcttgttcgAGGTCACCTAAGGCCTTGTGAATTGAAGCTAggttaccgtagcttgttgcaacagaaacatgttcagcaccaagcttcttgagtttgatggctaaaccacgttggtaatactcctttgcttgttcgAGGTCACCTAAGGCCTTGTGAATTGAAGCTAggttaccgtagcttgttgcaacagaaacatgttcagcaccaagcttcttgagttggatggctaaaccacgttggtaatactcctttgcttgttcgAGGTCACCTAAGGCCTTGTGAATTGAAGCTAggttaccgtagcttgttgcaacagaaacatgttcagcaccaagcttcttgagtttgatggctaaaccacgttgctgatactcctttgcttgttcaaggtcacctaagtccttgtgaattgaagctaggttaccgtagcttgttgcaacagaaacatgttcagcaccaagcttcttgagttcgatggctaaaccacgttgctgatactcctttgcttgttcaaggtcacctaagtcctggtgaattgaagctaggttaccgtagcttgttgcaacagaaacatgttcagcaccaagcttcttgagttggatggctaaaccacgttggtaatactcctttgcttgttcgAGGTCACCTAAGGCCTTGTGAATTGAAGCTAggttaccgtagcttgttgcaacagaaacatgttcagcaccaagcttcttgagttggatggctaaaccacgttgctgatactcctttgcttggTCAAGGTTACCTAAGTCCTTGTGAAGTGAGGCTAGGTTactgtagcttgttgcaacagaaacatgttcagcaccaagcttcttgagtttgatggctaaaccacgttggtaatactcctttgcttgttcaaggtcacctaagtcctggtgaattgaagctaggttaccgtagcttgttgcaacagaaacatgttcagtaccaagcttcttgagttggatggctaaaccacgttgctgatactcctttgcttgttcaaggtcacctaagtGCAGGTGAATGGAAGCTAggttaccgtagcttgttgcaacagaaacatgttcagcaccaagcttcttgagttgaatggctaaaccacgttgctgatattcctttgcttgttcaaggtcacctaagtcctggtgaattgaagctaggttaccgtagcttgttgcaacagaaacatgttcagcaccaagcttcttgagttcgatggctaaaccacgttgctgatactcctttgcttgttcaaggtcacctaaggcattgtgaattgaagctaggttaccgtagcttgttgcaacagaaacatgttcagcaccaagcttcttgagttggatggctaaaccacgttggtaatactcctttgcttgttcgAGGTCACCTAAGGCCTTGTGAATTGAAGCTAggttaccgtagcttgttgcaacagaaacatgttcagcaccaagcttcttgagttggatggctaaaccacgttggtaatactcctttgcttgttcgAGGTCACCTAAGGCCTTGTGAATTGAAGCTAggttaccgtagcttgttgcaacagaaacatgttcagcaccaagcttcttgagttgGATGGGTAAACCACGTTGGTaatactcctttgcttgttcgAGGTCACCTAAGGCCTTGTGAATTGAAGCTAggttaccgtagcttgttgcaacagaaacatgttcagcaccaagcttcttgagttggatggctaaaccacgttggtgatactcctttgcttgttcaaggtcacctaagtccttgtgaattgaagctaggttatcgtagcttgttgcaacagaaacatgttcagcaccaagcttcttgagttggatggctaaaccacgttggtaatactcctttgcttgttcgAGGTCACCTAAGGCCTTGTGAATTGAAGCTAggttaccgtagcttgttgcaacagaaacatgttcagcaccaagcttcttgagttcgatggctaaaccacgttgctgatactcctttgctttttcaaggtcacctaagtccttgtgaattgaagctaggttaccgtagcttgttgcaacagaaacatgttcagcaccaagcttcttgagttggatggctaaaccacgttgctgatattcctttgcttgttcaaggtcacctaagtcctggtgaattgaagctaggttaccgtagcttgttgcaacagaaacatgttcggcaccaagcttcttgagttcgatggctaaaccacgttgctgatactcctttgcttgttcaaggtcacctaagtcctggtgaattgaagctaggttaccgtagcttgttgcaacagaaatatgttcagcaccaagcttcttgagttcGATGGTtaaaccacgttgctgatactccattgcttgttcaaggtcacctaagtcctggtgaattgaagctaggttaccgtagcttgttgcaacagaaacatgttcagcaccaaACTTCTTGAGTTCgatggctaaaccacgttgctgatactcctttgcttgttcaaggtcacctaagtCCTGGTGAATTAAAGCTAggttaccgtagcttgttgcaacagaaacatgttcagcaccaagcttcttgagttcgatggctaaaccacgttgctgatactcctttgcttggTCAAGGTTACCTAAGTCCTTGTGAAGTGAGGCTATgttaccgtagcttgttgcaacagaaacatgttcagcaccaagcttcttgagtttgatggctaaaccacgttggtaatactcctttgcttgttcaaggtcacctaaggcattgtgaattgaagctaggttaccgtagcttgttgcaacagaaacatgttcagtgccaagcttcttgagttggatggctaaaccacgttgctgatactcctttgcttgttcaaggtcacctgAGTGCAGGTGAATGGAAGCTAggttaccgtagcttgttgcaacagaaacatgttcagcaccaagcttcttgagttggatggctaaaccacgttgctgatattcctttgcttgttcaaggtcacctaagtcctggtgaattgaagctaggttaccgtagcttgttgcaacagaaacatgttcagcaccaagcttcttgagttggatggctaaaccacgttgctgatactcctttgcttgttcaaggtcacctaagtGCAGGTGAATTGAAGCTAGGTTACCGTAGCTTggtgcaacagaaacatgttcggcaccaagcttcttgagttggatggctaaaccacgttgctgatactcctttgcttgttcaaggtcacctaagtCCTGGTGAATTAAAGCTAggttaccgtagcttgttgcaacagaaacatgttcagtaccaagcttcttgagttggatggctaaaccacgttgctgatactcctttgctttttcaaggtcacctaagtccttgtgaattgaagctaggttaccgtagcttgttgcaacagaaacatgttcagcaccaagcttcttgagaaagatggctaaaccacgttgctgatattcctttgcttgttcaaggtcacctaagGCCTTGTAAATTAAAGCTAAGTCATTGTACCCCGATGCAACATCGACATTTTTGTCACCAAAGAGCCCGATGCGAACAGCGAGAGACTTTTCCAAGTATGTCTTTGCCAGGTTAAATTCACCGTGCATTTTACATATGTTGCCAAGATTCGACAATTGTTCAGAAATGTCCTGAACATGGACTTGAGACATATTTTCTGTCGTAATAACTGTATTAATTGGTATAATAAGGGCACGTACGTGCGGAATGATGTACATGGTGTCCATTGTTCTATTTTCGTGTGGAATTGTGACTATAAGTTTGTTAAATGATGTAACAGCTTCACTTACAACCTTGATGGTTTGATTCTCCGTGCAGTCACTCATCACCCATTTCATTGCGTCGTGCACAACCTGATGTACACGAATGTAGTAGCAACTATCTTCGTCTTCCTCTAAAAGAAGCAGTGAACATCTTCTGAATCTCCTGCGAATGTGTTCCTTGTCCTCTTTGTCATCGTGTTCGAGAACGTTTAAAAGGTAACTAACCGCTATGTCAGCGTTTAATGGTTGTGGTGCGCACAGAGAAAGAAATCTGAATAGGTGTTCAAAAAACTTGTCGGATTTGACTTGTGCTTCGACAGCTAACGTTATTGCTGTAGTCATCGTATTTGGATAAATTGGGTTGGTATCAGCAAGGGTATCCCCGGTCGTTCCTCGTTTTCctttttggaaaatctttaGGTATTCGTCCCAGCCAAAGTGCTTCGATGCTTTGTCCTGTCGAATGTCTTTGACAAACACAGCCGCGCCTGCTAGAGCAAGTGGCTGATAGTCCAGTTTCTGGGCAACGTTTTCCGCTAGCTCGTTGTCGAAGACCCCAGAAAGCTTGGCCAATAAGGAAGTGGTATCGTAAGGATTCATTCCTTGGCTCACTGAAATGTGATTGATAAAAGAGCTTCTTAATGGGATGGACTTTGTATCCTGGGTTGTAATTAACAACTGACCTCTTGCCCACGTCTCGGTTCCAGACTGTGGTAGGTAATCATGTACAAAAGCCAGTTTAGTCACATTGTCCACCATCATTAGCCACGACGTGTAACACCCAATTTTTGCAGCAATAAGCATCTTGAGATTGGTAATCTTGTCCTCAATGTTACAATCCTTGGAGCTCAAGGTTTTCATCACTGAAAATTCTAGGCACTTTAATTGACGAGCAAAATTGGCATATGACTCCAAAAGTGAATCTTGACTGGCAGCGTTTATGGTCATCACAAAGGACGAATTGCCTGGTATTTCTTTTACTTCATCAAAGAATCTTTCAGCGACGAGGCCAGCTAGTTGTGATTTGCCACTTCCTGGATTCCCTGAGATGTACAGATAACTCAACCTTTTCTCATTGGCCTTCTTTAGTTCCCTTAGCTGATGGACTATTCGTGCTACTTCACTTTCACGGCTTTCAATTTCGTGTGTAGGTTTAGGAGGGAGAATACAGAATGACGGCTTTTCTTTCTGAAGCTGATCTTCGAGAACCTGGCGCTGGTTCTCTTTTTCTTGAAGTTCTTGTTTAACACCGTCAACCTCTTTCAGAATCTTATGTAATTCGTCAGTTGGGAgagttttctgattttttatctcATCGATTTTTACAGTAGAGAGACCAAGCGCATTAAACGCTACATGAACTTTTCCAATGGCATTCTGAAAATCCATCTCAGGGAAACT
The genomic region above belongs to Porites lutea chromosome 12, jaPorLute2.1, whole genome shotgun sequence and contains:
- the LOC140921946 gene encoding uncharacterized protein gives rise to the protein MAFSKEYTKEQLNYFRICYVTTDLLAEGLRELFKREWDNQYKSTSLGEWKDLAQNGTDFYNGESLRNQRRNAHLLATMINGNRAEWDCTILFYAILYSDCVGPYLASTVRKNVDDLRKFRNEEFAHISQGSFPEMDFQNAIGKVHVAFNALGLSTVKIDEIKNQKTLPTDELHKILKEVDGVKQELQEKENQRQVLEDQLQKEKPSFCILPPKPTHEIESRESEVARIVHQLRELKKANEKRLSYLYISGNPGSGKSQLAGLVAERFFDEVKEIPGNSSFVMTINAASQDSLLESYANFARQLKCLEFSVMKTLSSKDCNIEDKITNLKMLIAAKIGCYTSWLMMVDNVTKLAFVHDYLPQSGTETWARGQLLITTQDTKSIPLRSSFINHISVSQGMNPYDTTSLLAKLSGVFDNELAENVAQKLDYQPLALAGAAVFVKDIRQDKASKHFGWDEYLKIFQKGKRGTTGDTLADTNPIYPNTMTTAITLAVEAQVKSDKFFEHLFRFLSLCAPQPLNADIAVSYLLNVLEHDDKEDKEHIRRRFRRCSLLLLEEDEDSCYYIRVHQVVHDAMKWVMSDCTENQTIKVVSEAVTSFNKLIVTIPHENRTMDTMYIIPHVRALIIPINTVITTENMSQVHVQDISEQLSNLGNICKMHGEFNLAKTYLEKSLAVRIGLFGDKNVDVASGYNDLALIYKALGDLEQLASIHQDLGDLEQAKEYQQRGLAIELKKLGAEHVSVATSYGNLASIHQDLGDLEQAKEYQQRGLAIQLKKLGAEHVSVATSYGNLASIHKDLGDLEKAKEYQQRGLAIELKKLGAEHVSVATSYGNLASIHKALGDLEQAKEYYQRGLAIQLKKLGAEHVSVATSYDNLASIHKDLGDLEQAKEYHQRGLAIQLKKLGAEHVSVATSYGNLASIHKALGDLEQAKEYYQRGLPIQLKKLGAEHVSVATSYGNLASIHKALGDLEQAKEYYQRGLAIQLKKLGAEHVSVATSYGNLASIHKALGDLEQAKEYYQRGLAIQLKKLGAEHVSVATSYGNLASIHNALGDLEQAKEYQQRGLAIQLKKLGTEHVSVATSYGNLASIHQDLGDLEQAKEYYQRGLAIKLKKLGAEHVSVATSYSNLASLHKDLGNLDQAKEYQQRGLAIQLKKLGAEHVSVATSYGNLASIHKALGDLEQAKEYYQRGLAIQLKKLGAEHVSVATSYGNLASIHQDLGDLEQAKEYQQRGLAIELKKLGAEHVSVATSYGNLASIHKDLGDLEQAKEYQQRGLAIKLKKLGAEHVSVATSYGNLASIHKALGDLEQAKEYYQRGLAIQLKKLGAEHVSVATSYGNLASIHKALGDLEQAKEYYQRGLAIKLKKLGAEHVSVATSYGNLASIHKALGDLEQAKEYYQRGLAIKLKKLGAEHVSVATSYGNLASIHKALGDFEQAKEYYQRGLAIQLKKLGAEHVSVATSYGNLASIHKALGDLEQAKEYQQRGLAIKLKKLGSEHVSVATSYRNLASILEGLGDLEQAKEYYQRGLAIKLKKLF